A stretch of the Planktothricoides raciborskii GIHE-MW2 genome encodes the following:
- a CDS encoding vWA domain-containing protein, with the protein MLQRRQLWLYPLFQIPLMLMIGCLIIAVLGWLLSWGRPPVAVAISLDLSGSTTGYVRQQEILAIKSYLQQNEALKNPNKIKILAFASNVQPLTTSFNSKTQEVDNELTQALQNPSLEKQLGGGTNLNLAIQEGVNSLKTILKHCRELLIVTDGIVDVNPEIVDQAIKENVKINAVVLGNIVSSDLQTATIRSRGIYLSGEASQLSTLFTENLFTRFNSNLRWIIFWLGAAFICLMWMLTLPLDRWLFQGLIGLDMTLSGQLALGNALFWTILTIIVVWRLFGLPFTGAC; encoded by the coding sequence ATGCTTCAGCGTCGTCAACTCTGGCTATATCCTCTATTTCAAATTCCGTTAATGTTAATGATTGGCTGTTTAATCATTGCTGTCTTGGGTTGGCTATTAAGTTGGGGCAGACCTCCGGTAGCGGTGGCAATTTCTCTTGACCTGAGTGGCAGTACCACGGGTTATGTGCGACAACAAGAAATCCTGGCAATTAAATCCTATTTACAGCAAAACGAAGCACTCAAAAACCCAAACAAAATCAAAATATTGGCTTTTGCCAGCAACGTCCAACCATTAACCACATCTTTTAATAGTAAGACTCAGGAAGTAGACAATGAGTTAACCCAAGCATTACAGAATCCTAGCCTAGAAAAACAATTAGGGGGAGGAACTAATCTGAATTTAGCCATTCAAGAAGGGGTAAACTCTCTCAAGACCATTCTCAAGCATTGTCGAGAACTGTTAATTGTCACCGATGGAATTGTTGACGTAAACCCAGAAATCGTCGATCAGGCTATTAAGGAAAATGTTAAAATTAATGCGGTGGTTTTAGGGAATATAGTTTCCTCCGATCTGCAAACGGCGACCATTCGCAGTCGAGGGATTTATCTCTCTGGAGAAGCCAGCCAACTAAGCACTTTATTTACGGAAAACTTGTTTACCCGCTTTAATAGTAATCTGCGCTGGATAATTTTCTGGTTAGGAGCAGCATTTATTTGCTTAATGTGGATGTTGACGCTACCATTAGATCGGTGGTTATTTCAAGGGTTAATTGGTTTAGACATGACCCTCAGCGGTCAACTGGCTTTAGGCAATGCCCTATTTTGGACAATTTTAACCATTATTGTGGTTTGGCGATTATTTGGTTTACCCTTTACGGGTGCTTGCTAA
- a CDS encoding ABC transporter substrate-binding protein, which produces MSWICDGTPKNGQQYPNCSGPHPPYENNGPDCAICGLPQEAMQSAKTVVSSNGGKGGNFPLPILMLVAIALLLLGGGSWWYFSQRGGDRTVVVENDSGNNSDGVPTSGVNPLAIVSETAVNAELISQGEKILIIGGRNSQEKTSAAAAFASQDWPGAIQQYQEAVNKDKNDPEAAIYLNNAKAKQAGNPLTMAVVVPITTRVNEAKEVLRGVAQYQGEFNQVPSIPGRLLEVVVVNEKDASLSDSLAEDLIQSSANVLGVIGHGVDNNSRQALTRYEQNNLAVLSPLNTTISTNAGQSTVQTIPLSQTKTILTTYLQKVAETLVNYAVKNHSPAKVTLFYNSDNRYSQDLKGELVSALSKAGATLVKEVDILSPGFDATAEIDKARQAGSNIAFLALSKNQVDRAIALAQANQNQLVLLSSDEMYNPQILVQGGDAIKGMVLAVPWRWRSNDPFASQAGKLWQGRVSWRTATTYDATNALANAFTQFPGDRAAISQQLNQGITLRKTATEFNIFNEIPLVKANPGTAGPTGSKYQFDPIE; this is translated from the coding sequence GTGAGTTGGATTTGTGATGGGACGCCGAAAAATGGCCAGCAATATCCCAATTGTTCCGGCCCTCACCCCCCTTATGAGAATAATGGCCCAGATTGTGCCATTTGTGGGTTGCCCCAGGAGGCCATGCAGTCGGCAAAAACCGTGGTTTCGTCCAATGGAGGAAAGGGAGGAAACTTTCCTCTGCCGATTTTGATGTTGGTGGCGATCGCCTTGCTGCTGTTAGGTGGTGGCAGTTGGTGGTATTTTAGCCAACGGGGGGGCGATCGCACCGTGGTGGTGGAAAATGATTCTGGCAATAATTCTGACGGAGTCCCGACCTCTGGGGTGAATCCTTTGGCGATCGTCAGTGAAACAGCGGTGAATGCTGAATTAATTAGTCAAGGGGAGAAAATATTGATTATTGGTGGGAGGAATTCCCAGGAAAAAACCTCAGCAGCGGCGGCATTTGCCAGTCAAGATTGGCCGGGGGCAATTCAACAATATCAAGAAGCGGTAAATAAAGATAAAAATGACCCAGAAGCGGCAATTTACCTGAACAATGCCAAGGCCAAACAAGCGGGAAATCCCTTAACAATGGCAGTGGTAGTGCCGATTACTACCCGCGTGAATGAAGCCAAAGAAGTGCTGCGCGGAGTTGCCCAATACCAAGGGGAATTTAACCAAGTTCCCAGCATTCCCGGAAGGTTATTGGAAGTGGTGGTTGTCAATGAAAAAGATGCCAGCTTATCCGATTCTTTGGCTGAGGATCTGATTCAATCTTCCGCAAATGTGCTGGGAGTGATTGGACATGGGGTGGACAATAATAGTCGTCAAGCCTTAACTCGTTATGAGCAAAATAATCTGGCGGTACTGTCCCCTTTAAATACGACAATTTCCACCAATGCAGGCCAATCGACTGTGCAAACGATTCCCTTGAGTCAAACCAAAACTATACTCACCACTTATTTGCAAAAAGTAGCCGAAACTTTAGTCAATTATGCGGTGAAAAATCACAGCCCTGCCAAAGTGACATTATTTTACAATTCCGATAATCGTTATAGCCAAGATTTAAAAGGGGAATTAGTCTCCGCTTTGTCAAAAGCGGGGGCAACTTTGGTCAAAGAAGTGGATATTTTATCTCCAGGGTTTGATGCGACGGCAGAGATCGATAAAGCCCGTCAAGCCGGGTCAAATATTGCCTTTTTAGCCTTAAGTAAAAATCAGGTCGATCGCGCGATCGCTCTAGCCCAAGCCAATCAAAATCAATTGGTTTTACTTAGTAGCGATGAAATGTATAATCCGCAGATTTTGGTTCAAGGAGGCGATGCGATTAAGGGAATGGTTTTGGCTGTACCTTGGCGCTGGCGAAGTAACGATCCTTTTGCGAGTCAAGCCGGAAAACTTTGGCAAGGAAGAGTCAGTTGGCGCACTGCCACAACCTATGATGCTACCAATGCCTTAGCCAATGCCTTTACCCAATTTCCAGGCGATCGGGCGGCGATTAGTCAACAGTTAAATCAAGGTATAACCCTGAGAAAAACGGCTACGGAATTTAATATTTTTAATGAAATTCCTTTAGTCAAAGCTAATCCCGGAACCGCTGGCCCAACTGGTTCCAAATATCAGTTCGATCCTATCGAGTAG
- a CDS encoding GIY-YIG nuclease family protein, whose protein sequence is MTTQSNHPSLGSLEYLSYLDQEGQINNTFQGQVGVYAIFDQNQKLQFIGYSRDIYLSLKQHLIRKPNQCYWFKVQTINRPSRTILEEIRENWIAENGSTPVGNSSELELWTQPINVKTMMLDREKQDYEKAAGDELSQIKVLKQIARRVEAEILSILEQRGCKEQLRFNPKLKETGLLDLK, encoded by the coding sequence ATGACCACTCAAAGCAACCATCCCTCCCTAGGCAGTCTGGAATATTTATCTTACCTAGATCAAGAAGGACAAATCAACAACACCTTTCAAGGTCAAGTCGGAGTTTATGCAATTTTTGACCAAAACCAAAAGTTACAATTTATTGGCTATTCTCGCGATATTTATCTCAGTCTCAAACAACACTTAATCCGTAAACCAAATCAATGCTATTGGTTCAAAGTGCAAACAATTAATCGGCCTAGTCGCACAATCTTAGAAGAAATTCGCGAAAACTGGATTGCCGAAAACGGGTCAACTCCCGTGGGCAATTCATCAGAATTAGAACTCTGGACGCAGCCAATTAACGTCAAAACCATGATGCTGGATCGAGAAAAACAAGACTATGAGAAAGCAGCCGGAGATGAACTCAGCCAAATCAAAGTCTTAAAACAAATTGCTCGACGAGTAGAAGCCGAAATCTTATCGATTTTAGAACAGCGGGGATGCAAAGAACAACTCCGCTTTAACCCCAAACTCAAAGAAACAGGATTACTCGATTTAAAGTAA